A window of Canis lupus familiaris isolate Mischka breed German Shepherd chromosome 12, alternate assembly UU_Cfam_GSD_1.0, whole genome shotgun sequence genomic DNA:
CTAagccctggggaaaaaaagaagtaaaatagatGGGAACATTTGACACATCTTAAAACCAGCAGGGAGAAGTAAACAAGAACGAATTCTGTCCCCCCAAAGACTCGGCTGCTAGGGGAAACTGGGAAGTACAGGTGACAGCAGTGAGGTGGGAAAGATGACCAGAAATATTTCGTGGTTGTGTGCTGAAGAGCAAACACCTTCCGGGAGCAGCCAGCAGAGACCGTGGGAAAAGGGGAGACCCTCTTCTCTCTGGGGAAGTACGTGTCTGCTTGCTTCCTCTTGACACTATCATCCCCCACACAGATCTTCTTCCTTCACCCCGAGGTAACTCCAGGGGTATCTGCACCTTCTCAGGCTGTcacctctctgttttctctcctcccttctcggGCCTCTTCCAGCTACAGTGTACAggtctcctcctccaggaagacttccctgCTCTCCAATCTCCAAGAGACTCCTCCTATGGCCCCCAGTGCTTCCCTCAGCACCCATCATATGGGCCCAATGGCCCTGAGTGACTCAGCCCTCCCTAGGCTGGGCACTTCTTGAAATGCAGGCTGTGTCTTACTTTCTAGGATATTCCTCAGGCTCAGGCCCTGCTACACAGTAGACACTCAGCAAACCTAGTGAAGCAAGGGAGGCCGGAAGGGCAGAGACCTTcatggggctggaggggagggttaGGTGGTGACAGCTCTGGGAATATGCCCTTCTCGGGGGCACCTGCACTCTTCGAAAGGTTGGTTTTAAGCTTGATGAGGTGGAGCCAGGAAACGAGGTGGTATGTCTAGTGTCAGCAGCTGGTGCAGGGAAAGAGAGttaaggaagggagggagggacaaggAAGCTGAAATTGTACCCCTTGTGAATATTTCCACCTGTAATGATCTGCTGACTTCAGAAGTGAgtaagagaagaagggagaaggaagggaggctgAAGAGCAGAAAGACATTGGCCCTCACCAGTCTGTGTACCATAACCACCTGGTGGAAAACAGTCAACAGTCCTTCATTCTATTCTGTGGAGAGTCTGTGtctattcattccacaaatatttatcaagcacatGCTATGTGCCGGGTATTGTTCTAGCTGCTGGGAAGacagcaataaagaaaatatggtgctCGTATTTTGGGGGGTAGAGGAGGTAATAATTGTATGGAGTAAGTCAGGTGATATgcgttatgaaaaaaaaataaagcaggctaAGTGGGTTACAGAGGGAGGGCATGGGGAGGGGTTGGGTTCACATAAATTGGTAGGAAAAGCCTCTCCAGTGACTTTTGAGCAGACATCTGAAGGAAACGAGAGGAAGCCAGTGGATACCTGGAGTGAGACCATTCCAGGCTAAAGAAACAACGCGTGCAAAGGCCCCAGGGCTGGCATATACTGGGTGTGGAGGAGGAActgcaaggaggccagtgtggctggagcagagggagggaggagagcagtTAGGAAGGAGATCAGTGGGATGACAGGGAGCACTTCTGATGTCTGGATGTCAGGGAGATGAGGAGGGCCAACAAGGCAGGTGGCGAATGCAGAGGGATGGCCTTTGAGTCCTACAGGCCAAGAGAGAGCGCTGTTTGCAGGTCAGGGAAGGATCAGTTAGTTGGTCAACAGCCATGGAGCAGCATGGCAGGAGAAAGCTGAGCTCAGGATTGGGCAGTGTGGAGACCGCCTTACCAAGAGCAGACTTGGTGGACTGGAATGGGTTCTCAAGAGAATGGGAAGCTGGGATGGGGAGGCCGACAGGCCACACTTTGAGGAGTCCTAGTGTAGAGGGGCGCACAGCCTTTATCTGATCCTCTTAAGCTTCCTGGCATCAGGTAACTCTTAGCTGATTCTTGGGATTCTGTGTCCCTCTCCACCTCTTCTGCACATGGGTCTCCAGTCAGCCAGGTCCCCACCATGCCACCCCAGCTGAGATGGGGGATTAGAGTCAGAAGTcagctcatgttttattttttgtttctggtaCCAGACAATGCACGCCTTGTGAGACTCGGGCGGCGACGCACACTATGAGTCCTCAGTCATCAATCAGCTCCAGGCTCCCTAAATCCCTCATCAGCCGCCCCTAGAGGATCTGGTCGGGAAGGCAAACAGCACTAATCAAAAGCTTATTGCTGACTGCCATCTGGTGGTCATTTTAGGTACTGGCCTGCGTCCAAATCTGGTACTCGCAGGGCGGTGGGAAGAATTGAGTGAATTATTAGAATAGCACCGGGCACTTACTATGTGTTTGGTAAAAGTGAGCTACAGTCACTATGCTCGTGGTTTGGAGGAGtgggattaaaataaatgtgtccCTTGGCTTCACCTCCAACATAtttggaatgaaaaagaaatatcctaAAAGGAGGTCCCTCTTTTTTATCTTGGTAAAGATAAGAGTGCTTCAGGGAACCAAgatgttgtgtatatatatatatatagtcagatGATCTAGAATCAAATCCTGCTTTTGCTACCATGCGACCTCAGTCACATCACTTAAGTGCCTTGAGTCTCAGTTTCATCAAGCCGTAAAATGGGAGCATTAGAATTAAAATGACTCGGgcagggtagccctggtggcgcagcggtttagcgccgcctgcagcccggggtgtgatcctggagacccgggatcgagtcccacatcgggcttcctgcgtggagcctgcttctccctctgcttctgtctctgcctctctctctctctctctctctgaatgaataaataaataaatcttaaaaataaaataaaataaaataaaatgactcgggcagcctgggtggctcagcggtttagcgccgccttcagcccagggcgtgatcctggagatcagggatcgagtcccacgtcgggctcccttgtatggagcctgcttctccctctgcctgtctctttctctctctcgctccctctctctcatgaataaataaatagataaattctttaaaaaaagaattaaaatgactgGTACTGAATGTAAAGAGCTCTCAGTAAAAGATGCTCTCCTTTAGTTAACAGTAGTGGCATACTAGCTCTCAACACTGGGAGTGTATTGCTCTAAATAGtgattcttggggcacctggatgactcagttggaagagcgtgtgactcttgatctcagggtcctgggtttgagccctacattgggtgtagagattactaaaaaaataaaaataaagaaatatataataaaatagtggTTCTCAATTGGGGGCAATTTTGTCCtcccagggaacatttggcaacACCTgcagatatttttggttgtcacacgTGTGAGGGGATActatctagtgggtagaggtcacAGATGCTGCTGCATCCTCTAATGCAGGGAACAGCTCCATACAGGACAGAATTTtccagtccaaaatgtcaatagtccTAAAACGGAAAAAAATCCTGGAGCTTTCTTAAATGAGGATTCTTCTTACTATGTTATGGACCAATAGGAGGAAGTGCTTTCCAAAAAGTATGAGAGAAGCAGAGTGATACATGAAGCTGGAAAGAGATTCTTTCTGCAATTAAATGCAGGAGCAAAATGAGGCTTCAAAATGAGGCTTCAAATGAGGtttcaaaaattagaaactaGGGACGTGCAGAGAGGAGGGGATCATGAGAAGTAATAGCATACATCAGTAAGAGGGTTAAGCAAGAACAAAGGCAGTATATAATAAAAAGCTAAAACAAGTCACAAACACATGCACAATAATTGATCCATGCAACCCACCCTCCCCCAAGAATAGTTGTAAATAATACTCAAGAACCCTGAAAAGGTAAGCAAAACCAACAGAATCAacaggcaggaagaaggggagcTATCGTCGGGAGCATggtccctctctttctcttcttcctggcaCAGTTCAGTTTAACTTGCGGTACAATGTTCCCATCCCAACAGGTGACCATGAATCGACCGTACAGATGGAGGAGTGCCTGCGGCGGCCTATCTTACTTAAAGTCTTAGGGTCCTTGTAAAGGAAGTAGATATGCTTAGAGAtgaaaggcagggagaggaagtgCAGAAGCATATGGGAGATTTGGAAGATCAAGTTCAGGTAACTCAGCTCCTTGAACTGCTCTTTGATGATCCCGTTGATGAGTATGACCATGGAGAAGTTGATGAGCTCATAGGTGATGATCCACACAGCATAACACAGCAGCCCCACGTAGTTGTTCGTGCGGATGCAATAGAGAAGGAACACGCTGAACAGGATGGTCATGGTAGATAAGACAATGCTGATAGACTTCTTCTGGATCATGATCCAAGATATTACCTCTGATTTTGTGTCCATGTAGATGTCGATTTTTTCCTCGTAGCCAATGGATGTAATGTGGTTCAAGTCAAAGATGAGGAACTGGATGGTGTTAAGGACAGAGAAGATGCCCACCAGAAGAGAGATCGTCTTGTTCATTTGATATGTGTTTTACCACAGCAtctgctacagaaaaaaaaaaaaaaatggagatgcaTCACAAGATGGTAGAGTTAGCCCTAGAGAAATTCCTTGAGCCACTGTTGTAAATGGGAAAGCTAAAAGTAAGTTGGTTTATGGACAGGCAATGGGCCCAAGGTCAAGGGACATAGCATCTGGCCCCAGCTCTGGCCTAACTAGCTATGGGTGACCAAGTTACTGGCAAGTGAGGGCATCATTGGCCCAAGACACTCCTTAGGGAGCTCCCAGCTCTGCTATTTCAGAGGCAgctatgctttatttatttattttttgaccatTATAAAAGTTTAACAAAAAAGTTCACTATGAAAATGcaagtggggcagccctggtggcctgcggtttagcgccaccttcccccgggggtgtgatcctggagatcccggatagagtcccacgtcgggctacctgcctggagcctgcttctccctctgcctgtgtctctgcctgtgtctctgcctctctctctctctctctctctcgaataaataaataaaatcctttttttaaaaaaagaaaaaaaatgcaggcgACCTGATTCTTGTATTGTAGTAAAACAGATACTATGAACAGGGGACATGTGGAAGCAGTTGATTTCTTCTGATGAACACACCCATTGTTTATACTCTTTCCAAGCCTTCTAACATAATGATGTTATTCCCTCGTATTACCACCATTCCGATATTGTTCTGTTGTCCACTAGTTGCCATCTCCACACATTCATCTATCACAAGATTCATGAATGGATCGAATCCTTGCAATATGCCTTGGACATGTCTGCCATCATTTAATTTCAATGATAATTTCTTGTCCATAAATTTTTTCAACTTGGGAGGTTGAGAGCTTTGCTCATAGCATTTACTCAGCGAGCTCAAAGATCGGCAGCTATGCTTTAAAGTGGCAAAAATTGTGTGCCCTTCAGTGCCAGGCTTGTGGGAATTAGGAAGCTCCTCTATCTGGAATGATGATGGAATCAGTTCTGGGCTCTTCTCTGGGATATTTGTTTCTCTGAAGTCAGAAAACTAGCATAGCTCCTCAAGGGACTGGAatcatctctgatttttttttttttttttgtcaggagCAATTGTTTtactgtgataaaatatacataacataaatttttactattttacccTTTTcaagtgacattaagtacattcacattgttgtgcaaccatcaccaccacccacctccagACATTTTAATATTCCCCAAGAAAAAATCCTGTACGTATCAAATGCTAACTCCTCAttcccctccctgcagcccttgttaaccaccattctaccttcTATCTctatgagtttctttctttctttcttttcttagtttctttctttctttctttttcttcttttgcagatGCCTCTATAAATGTCACTACTCtcagtacctcatataagtgcaatcatacagtatctgtcctTTTGTGCCTAAcctgtttcatttagcataatgttttcaagttcatcccaagtattttttgaaagacttatttatatatacaagAGAGAGAGGGTATAAGAGTGACAACTAGGGGGACGGACAAGTGGAAAGAATCTTccagtagactccccactgagcacagagcctgatgcagggctccatcccacaacccatgagatcatgacctgagcctaaaccaacagtaggacgcttaactgactgagccaccctggtactTCCAATATTCGTATGCTTCATTCCCTACTATCCTCACAACTCTGTGTGACTCCAGAGTTTAGTCCTTGATCCACAAACCTCTTGCTGCACAGCAGGTCCAGGAGGATCCCAGGTGGGGTGTGGAAGAGGCCATGTGTTGGCTGGCAGAGAGCTGCACTGATCcttccctgtccccaccaaacAAACCACACTTTGTCCCTGTTCACAGAGCAGCTTCCAGAGCAGCCACATTCCATGGTGTACCCTCCTTCACCTCTCAGAAAGAGGGCCCCAAACCACACGGGCTTATTCCTTGGTTTAAGATTGTTTTGCAGATTTCAAGCCATTGTCTTTATAAATcccattggttcttttttttttttttttaagattttatttatttattcatagagatgcaagatgcagagagagagagaggcagagacacaggcagagggagaagcaggctccatgcagagagcccgatgtgggactcgatccagggtctcctggatcaggccctgggctgcaggcggcactaaaccgctgcgccactggggctgccccccattGGTTCTTTATTGCTGCTGCCCCAGCCTTGGTTTTAGCCTTTCCTGTAACACTGCCCTCCTGGTCACTGTAAAAACTGCCTAGATTCTCTTCCTGTCTCCAGTCGTATTCCTCTGGTGCCTTCTAGTCACCCAgcattcactcagcaaacatcTATTGAGCATTAGCTATGTGCTGGGTACTGAGCTTGGTACTACAAATGCACAGGTAAAGAGTCTGGTGAGGAAGCtagataaaaaaacaacaaaaaaagcaaagcaaatgtttaaaaagatttatttatttatgatgagagacacagagagagagagagggagagagagagagaggtagagacataggcagagggagaagcaggttccatgcagggagcccagtgtgggactcatcccagatcctgggatcaccccctgagccaaaggcagacactcaactgctgagccacccaggcatccctaaaatttttttaaagaaaagaaaatttacaatgCCTTGTGATAAATGCTGTGGAGGAGGTGATCCAATGGCCTCAAGATGTAGCAAGATCTAATCcagaatcactgtattgtacacctgaaactaatataatattctaTGTCAATTCagtagaattaaaagaaaaactttaaaaagaaaagatctaatCCAGAATGGGAATCAGGGGGGAGGAGGCAATCATTAAGCTTGTGTCTTAGAGGATGTGGCCAATAACCAGGTGGAAAAGGGGGAGACTTCACCTCTGGCAAAGTGGACAGCATCCAGctaggcagagacaggcaaaagCCATTTGGGAAACAGCAAGTTTGATGTGGTTTAAGCAGAGGGGTAGGctacaggggaagggagggttcAGAAAAGTAAGGAGACTTACCTGCTATGTGGAAGTTTCTATGGAAGGCAATGAGAGGCCTGAAAGGGTTTtacagatgtgtgtgtatgtgtgtgatgatctgatttgcattttagaaaaatctttcttGCTGGTTTAGGGACCATGGGTCAGAAAGGAGGCTGGAATGGAAGCAGGCAGAGCAGTTGAGAGACTTAAAGGAAATAGTGAAGCAACATGAGGTGTTGGGGCACTGCATTCTGAGCCTGGGGCatggaaaagggcagagggatagagaagctgactccctgctgagcagggagcccaatgcagggcttgctcctaggaccttaggatcatgacctgaactgaaggcagaactGAAGGCAACTGgatgagcacccaggtgccctgtctttactgtttattttttatttatttatttatgatagtcacagagagagagagagagagagagagagagagagagagagaggcagag
This region includes:
- the TMEM217 gene encoding transmembrane protein 217 isoform X2, which produces MNKTISLLVGIFSVLNTIQFLIFDLNHITSIGYEEKIDIYMDTKSEVISWIMIQKKSISIVLSTMTILFSVFLLYCIRTNNYVGLLCYAVWIITYELINFSMVILINGIIKEQFKELSYLNLIFQISHMLLHFLSLPFISKHIYFLYKDPKTLSKIGRRRHSSICTVDSWSPVGMGTLYRKLN
- the LOC111098242 gene encoding small nuclear ribonucleoprotein G-like, which encodes MDKKLSLKLNDGRHVQGILQGFDPFMNLVIDECVEMATSGQQNNIGMVVIRGNNIIMLEGLERV